A stretch of the Panthera uncia isolate 11264 chromosome D1, Puncia_PCG_1.0, whole genome shotgun sequence genome encodes the following:
- the LOC125928826 gene encoding olfactory receptor 4A47-like, with product MASRNNVTHFVLLGLTQDGKEHKALFIIFLLFCILTVVGNLLIVVTLAVSKTLGSTMYLFLANLSFMDVTYFSTISPRLISDLLFGKNSISFQSCMTQLFTEHLFGGSEVILLLVMAYDRYVAICKPLCYLVVMRQEVCVVLLVGSWVGGFLHSAIQVSTIYSLPFCGPNVIDHFICEMYPLLRLACTDTYVIGLLVVANGGMMCTIVFVLLLISYGVILHSLKNLSPEGRRKALQTCGAHITVVVFFFVPCIFMYVRPAKTFPIGKSVSVFYTVITPMLNPLIYTLRNSEMTNAITQLWRRMCT from the coding sequence ATGGCATCCAGAAATAATGTAACCCACTTTGTCCTCTTGGGCCTCACACAGGATGGAAAGGAACACAAGGccctttttattatattcttgcTCTTCTGTATTTTGACCGTGGTGGGCAACCTGCTCATTGTGGTGACTCTAGCTGTCAGTAAGACCCTGGGCTCAACTATGTACTTGTTTCTTGCTAACTTATCTTTTATGGATGTCACTTATTTCTCTACTATTTCCCCCAGATTGATTTCAGACTTGTTGTTTGGGAAAAACTCCATATCCTTCCAATCTTGTATGACCCAGCTATTTACAGAGCACCTTTTCGGTGGATCAGAGGTCATTCTTCTGCTGGTGATGGCTtatgaccgctatgtggccatctgtaaGCCCTTGTGTTATTTGGTTGTCATGAGGCAAGAGGTGTGTGTTGTGCTGCTGGTAGGGTCCTGGGTTGGAGGTTTTCTGCATTCAGCCATTCAAGTTAGCACGATTTATAGTCTCCCATTCTGTGGTCCCAATGTCATTGatcatttcatctgtgaaatgtacCCCTTACTGAGACTTGCCTGTACTGACACATATGTCATTGGCCTGTTAGTGGTGGCCAACGGAGGGATGATGTGCACAATTGTGTTTGTGCTCTTGCTCATCTCTTATGGTGTCATCTTGCACTCTCTAAAGAACCTTAGTCCGGAAGGGAGGCGGAAAGCCCTCCAGACCTGTGGTGCCCACATCACTGTGGTGGTCTTCTTCTTTGTGCCATGTATTTTCATGTACGTGAGACCTGCTAAGACCTTCCCCATTGGCAAATCAGTGAGTGTGTTTTATACAGTCATAACCCCCATGCTGAACCCCCTGATCTATACTCTGAGAAATTCTGAGATGACAAATGCTATAACGCAGCTGTGGAGGAGAATGTGCACATGA